In the Mycolicibacter sp. MU0102 genome, one interval contains:
- the rfbC gene encoding dTDP-4-dehydrorhamnose 3,5-epimerase yields MEARELAIPGAWELTPTQHSDTRGVFFEWFTDREFTAFAGHRFDLRQANCSVSSAGVLRGLHFAQLPPGQAKYVTCVSGSVFDVVVDIRVGSPTYGRWDAVLLDATDRRSVYLAAGLAHGFLALQDNSTVMYLCSAEYDPQREHTICATDPAIGIDWPADHPFVISDRDADAPSLEQVRAAGLLPSWDPPG; encoded by the coding sequence GTGGAGGCGCGCGAGCTGGCCATCCCGGGGGCATGGGAGCTCACCCCGACTCAGCACTCCGATACCCGCGGTGTGTTCTTCGAGTGGTTCACCGACCGCGAGTTCACCGCATTCGCCGGGCACCGTTTCGATCTGCGCCAAGCCAACTGCTCGGTGTCGAGTGCCGGGGTACTGCGCGGACTGCACTTTGCCCAACTACCGCCCGGACAGGCCAAATACGTCACCTGCGTGTCGGGTTCGGTCTTCGACGTCGTCGTCGACATCCGGGTCGGCTCCCCGACCTACGGCCGCTGGGATGCGGTACTGCTGGACGCCACCGATCGCCGGTCCGTGTATCTCGCCGCCGGACTGGCGCATGGATTCCTTGCACTGCAAGACAATTCGACGGTGATGTATCTGTGCTCAGCCGAATACGATCCGCAGCGCGAGCACACCATCTGCGCTACCGACCCGGCGATCGGGATCGACTGGCCGGCCGATCACCCGTTTGTGATCTCCGACCGGGATGCGGACGCGCCGTCGCTGGAGCAGGTCCGTGCCGCCGGGCTGCTGCCCTCCTGGGATCCGCCGGGCTAA